The following coding sequences lie in one Asterias amurensis chromosome 18, ASM3211899v1 genomic window:
- the LOC139950450 gene encoding cerebellin-1-like, with protein MKITLAVTIVLACMQVQFLVATAAVSPDPGMTCNSCCQGPAGIPGIPGSNGNHGQGLVGPRGDAGSPGEVGQPGVKGDKGSDGLGGEPGAKGELGLKGEQGVGQPGKQGPQGLPGMNGLKGERGEPGPAEQTGEAGECSTRRSAFTAVRNTAFSPTSIWDPLPFEELLFSEEGIDFNLNNGTFTCTLPGVYVLMFSVNKLPSRPYLYVKLMKNGGNIIVIGGARDAGHHQVSNSAVIPLLYGDQVHLAVQGHVHSYSSHYTSFTGFLLYEI; from the coding sequence ATGAAGATTACGTTAGCAGTGACCATTGTTTTGGCTTGTATGCAAGTTCAGTTCCTGGTGGCTACAGCAGCAGTTTCACCTGATCCTGGAATGACGTGTAACTCTTGCTgccagggcccagccggtataccgggaatccctggatctaatgggaaccatggtcaaggACTTGTAGGCCCCAGAGGTGATGCTGGCTCtcctggtgaggtaggtcaacccggggttaaaggagacaaggggtcagatggactgggtggtgagccaggcgctaaaggggaacttggactgaagggagagcaaggagtcggtcaaccagggaaacaaggacctcaaggtctgcctgggatgaatggtttgaagggggagagaggtgaacctggaccagctgaacagactggtgaagcaggtgaatgtagtacgcgacggtccgccttcactgcagtgaggaACACCGCCTTCAGCCCTACATCCATATGGGATcctctgccctttgaagagttattgttttcagaggaagggaTTGATTTTAACTTGAAtaacggcacgtttacgtgtactctgcctggggtatacgtattgatgttctcagtcAATAAACTACCAAGTAGGCCTTACCTATATGTCAAGCTGATGAAGAACGGCGGTAACATCATTGTAATAGGGGGTGCACGCGATGCAGGTCATCATCAAGTGAGCAacagtgcagtgattcccctgctctatggagatcaagttcacttagctgtacAAGGTCACGTACATAGTTACTCTAGCCATTACACGTCTTTCACTGGATTCCTGCTGtacgaaatctaa